The Paenibacillus swuensis genome contains the following window.
GAGATGCAAAGCAGCTGCTCACAGGACTTGTCGAAGTGATTTCAGCTGAGTACAATCCGTGCAATTTCCATATTAAAGGCTTTAAGACGATTCGGAACGAGCAGCCATTTGTTGGAGGGGCTTCTCTTAACTTCTATGGTGAAGTTTCCTATGTTAAGTTAAAGCATGTTTTTATAGCCAAACATCATCCTAACAAAGAACTTAGTTATTGGGATTATTCCAATTTCATTGAGACTCATGTTAGTAGTTCTGTCCGAGTTCCTTTTATTCATTACGGTTCCAAAAAGTATAACGCATGCGACACATTAAATATCATTTGTGATTCTGTTCCTGTTAGAATCAACGAGCGTTATTACGGAGTAAGCGACAAACATTTGCAATCGTATCTCGATGAAGTATCCTACCGCATCAATCATTCGTTGAAGCCGAACCGTGCGGTGTCGAGGTTATTTCGGTTGTTCATTGATACACCTGCTGTTACTTATAAACAACTCATTTCACGCAAACCGATGTGCTTACATGTACAGGTTGCCTAACTAACGGACAAACATTTAACTATTCATCTTTGCTTCTCTAAACACATTAATCCTCATTTCCCAAATTTCACGGCAATTCCGTGCATAGCTGCGGCAACTTCATTGCCTTTTTCAATCACACCACTGAGCCTTCGGGATAACCTAGCATCCCAGTTCTTCGATCACACCACTGAGCCTTCGGGATAACCCAGCATTCCAGTTCTTCGATCACACCACTGAGCCTTCGGGATAACCCAGCATTCCAGTTCTTCGATCACACCACTGAGCCTTCGGGATAACCCAGCATTCAAGTTTATTAAGTAAGTATCATGAACCCCCCTAAAGAAGTGCAAACCCTAGTACCACCCGAATTTTATATACTTCCTATCATTTTTAAAAAAACCGCAGGACGGACAATGCCGCCTGCGGTTCAATCATTATTTACTCAGCTTCACAGTAAGCGGCGCGGACAAAGGGGAAACATTCCCGCTGTGATCCACCGCTTTAATGGCGAAGCTGTGCGTTTCCTTCTTCTTCAGGTAAATGATCGGCGCGTAAGGGTGCTTCACAATCAACACCTTGCGGCCGTCAACGTACACTTCATAGTGCTTCACACCGTCGTTGTCGGTGGAGGGCGTCCATTTCAGCACGCCGATATAGTCGGTGATTCGCGTCGCTTTCAGCGCTGTCGGCGCGCTCGGCGGCTGCAGGTCCGGCTCCAGATGTACGCTCATTTCGTGGATGGACCACCAGCTGCCCGAAGTGCCGGTCTGCACAATCCTGATGTAACGGGCATCGACATTCTTGAATGCGATATCCGTAACGGTGTTCCCGGTACCGACCGCTACAGCGGAGCCCCAAGTCGTCCCGTCCTGCGAGACGTATACCTCGTAACCCGGCGCATAATCGTTCGCCGATCCGGACGCGTCCAGCACGATGCGGTTGAACTTGGACTTGGCGCCCAAGTCCAGGGTGAACGTCTGTCCCCCCGCCATCGACTGGCCGGAGCTCCATCGCGTGGACGCAACACCATCGAACGCGTTCGCCGCCGGCGACTCCGCGAAGCTTGGCGACGACGTCGCGGTCCACGCCGTACGCGGCAGACGGGTCGAAGCTTTCGTCTTCACGGTCAGCGGCTCGCTCGCCGGGGAGACATTCCCCGCGCGGTCCTTCGCCGTTACCGTGAACGTATAGCTCGTGCTTCCCGCAAGCCCCGTTGCCGTCCAGCCGGTTGAGGCGGCTGATCCGACTTTCACGCCGTCCCGATATACATCGTAACCGGCAACGCCCACGTTATCCGTCGCGGCTGTCCACTCCAGGGAGACCGCGTCCTCCGTTGCGTAAAGTGATCTCAAAGCGGACGGAGAGCTCGGAGCTTCCACATCGCTGATAACCGATTCGATCGTCAGATTGTCGAAGAAAGCGAAGTTGTATTGCGCGCCCAGTGCGATTGTGCCAAACGTGATCGCGGCATCCAGACCGTCGAACAACACCGTGTCCGTCGCGTTCTGGCGGCCTGTAACGGTCAACTTCCCGTCCTTGATCTGGATGATCAGCTTCGCGCCGGCTTTAAGGCTGTAGTTGCTGAATGTGCCCAATTCCGCACGGTTGCCGCCCGTAATCGCATACAGCTTCAGCGTGTTATTGTCGTTCCCGCCGGTTTCCAGCAGGTAGCTGTTGCCCGCATCCTGGTACTGGAAAAACACCCTAATTAGATTCGCATCCCCCGTGCCCCAAGCATTCACATCCACCTCGTAGCGCACATCGCCCGAGAACGAATCCCCGGTGTACACAGCCAACGCGTCGCCGCCCCAATTGCCGGTCTGCAGCGTACCGCCTGACAATTCCGCCTGGGATAAACTCCAACCTTCCAACGCAGTCCCGTCAAAAGCTTGCGTATACGTCTTTTTGCTATCCACGGCAGGCGTAGTCACCGAAAGTTCCGCCGGTACGGATTTATTACCGGTACCGTCCACCGCTTCCACACGGAATGTATAATTGGTAGCTTTGGTCAGATTCTTAACGGCATAAGCAGTTAACTCCGTAAAGCCTTGCAACTCACCGTTTACATATACGTTATAGCTGCTTACGCCCACGTTATCTTCGGCCGCTTGCCATGTCAGTGTGGCCAATGTCGTAGTCAGTTCAGCCGCTTGCAAGCTGCCCGGGGAGGTAGGCGCCTCGGTATCCGGACCGGTCAACCCGCTATCCACCAACACACTAACGTTATCGGCAAAAGATTGCGTGCCCGCCGCACCGACGCCCACCTGACCTGATGTAAATGAAGTGTCCGTCACTTGGTCGAACAGCACCGTTTCCGCTCCCCCGCGGGTTCCGGTTACCTTAATGGATCCGCCCGCGCTATAGGTAACTCCGATGACCGGCCAATCCCATTTGTTGATCGAGAAGGAACTTGAATAGGTGGCCAATGAAGCGGCCGTACCGTTGATAACCTTCACCAGCTCAACCGTATTCGTCTCACCCCCGCCAAACTGAACATAATACGTGTTGTCCGCGTCCTGTCGGTTGAAATAGACACGGGTTTTGCCGTAGTTATCCGCGCCGTCAGTCTGCAGCGCCACATTGTAGATGTACTTCCCTTGAGCGCCCGCCGAGAAAGCGCGTCCCGTATAGAATGCATTCCCCTCGCTCCCCCAACCCGTCAGCTTCAACCGGCCGTATTCCAGAGAACCGTTGTTCAGCGCCCAGCCGGCCGCGGTGTTGCTGTCGAAGTTTTCCGCATATCCGTCAAAGGTCTGCGCCCTGACTTCATCGCTAAATGCGGAATTGTTGAGGTTCGTGTCTTTAGCGCGTATTTTGAACGTATAGGCCGATGCTTTCTTGAGCCCTTTCACCGTAAAGGTGGTCGCACCGTATGTGGAACCCGCTTTCTTCGAGCCGTTCCAGATTTCGTATTCCATTACACGCGTGTTGTCCGTTGAGCCGACCCACGAAAGCGTCACGGAATTCGTCGTTCGCGATTCCACCGTAAGAGCTGTCGGCGTGGACGGCGCTTCGGCATCCATTTCGCGGAATGCCGGATTCACCAGCGGCGCGCGGCGCTCTCCGCCTCCTCCGATGGTATCCGGAGCGCTGTTGTCCACGATATGGAGCTTGCTGATCAGCTTCACCATATCGTCGTAGTAGGCTTTGGATGCGCCTTGACCGCCGGATTGATTGAAGGAGAAACCGTAGTGCTCCTCAAACTCATGACGAGCCTCCGTAGACAAGGAGAACGCATAGGCATCCCAGCCCGTGTCGTCCGCGATATAGGCGCCGTAATCCTGGAGCGCATGGAAGAACTTCTTGCCGACTTCACTCGTTAAGCCCAGACTTTCCACCGTTTCTCCGGGCTGAATCGCCATTAACGCCCCCATCTGAAGCTTTGGGTTCGCTCCTTTATAGTTGCCTGAGGCGTAGCTGTCCGATCGGTCCGCAGGCCAGCGGAATCCTGGTGTGGTGTCTTCAGCCGCGTTGTAATACAGGTATTTCCCCCATACGTTCAGCTTCAGAACATGGGAGATCGGCGCATCGCCGGTGAGCTCTCCATGGCGCAAGGAACCGCCGAAGCCGGACAATCCGGAACCCCAATGCGTTCCGTAGATTCCTGTGCCTTGAATGTCTTCATTCGGCATCTTCTGGTAGCCGTAAACCGGTCCGCCTACCACGTTCCGGCACAGCGGCTCGATAGAGATCAGCGAGCGCCCGTCCGGCTTCAGAAACGTGGACACATTGTTCGGTGTCTCGTAGACC
Protein-coding sequences here:
- a CDS encoding transposase, producing the protein MSTHVVTFDQFKRKYHDEASCVPILISIKWPNGYRCPRCDCVDAYVITTRRLPLYECRNCKYQASLLVGTIMQGSRTLLHKWFQALFLIANPSTSINAVELATVIQVTYKTAWLILHKLRHAIQQGDAKQLLTGLVEVISAEYNPCNFHIKGFKTIRNEQPFVGGASLNFYGEVSYVKLKHVFIAKHHPNKELSYWDYSNFIETHVSSSVRVPFIHYGSKKYNACDTLNIICDSVPVRINERYYGVSDKHLQSYLDEVSYRINHSLKPNRAVSRLFRLFIDTPAVTYKQLISRKPMCLHVQVA
- a CDS encoding fibronectin type III domain-containing protein; translated protein: MKMKLKMKQTMKLKPIRTLMAGILLLSASPFQVLAETSEAPPLQAPAASQTVTAATYVTDSPRDPWLQPFSQDSIWNTPIGSGADYQPANLPGQGYVHSDDEWHFKTYATDPVRTIYSPGGWTDRCQGTKPGEGEATMHIADDILVADTITTGGVYETPNNVSTFLKPDGRSLISIEPLCRNVVGGPVYGYQKMPNEDIQGTGIYGTHWGSGLSGFGGSLRHGELTGDAPISHVLKLNVWGKYLYYNAAEDTTPGFRWPADRSDSYASGNYKGANPKLQMGALMAIQPGETVESLGLTSEVGKKFFHALQDYGAYIADDTGWDAYAFSLSTEARHEFEEHYGFSFNQSGGQGASKAYYDDMVKLISKLHIVDNSAPDTIGGGGERRAPLVNPAFREMDAEAPSTPTALTVESRTTNSVTLSWVGSTDNTRVMEYEIWNGSKKAGSTYGATTFTVKGLKKASAYTFKIRAKDTNLNNSAFSDEVRAQTFDGYAENFDSNTAAGWALNNGSLEYGRLKLTGWGSEGNAFYTGRAFSAGAQGKYIYNVALQTDGADNYGKTRVYFNRQDADNTYYVQFGGGETNTVELVKVINGTAASLATYSSSFSINKWDWPVIGVTYSAGGSIKVTGTRGGAETVLFDQVTDTSFTSGQVGVGAAGTQSFADNVSVLVDSGLTGPDTEAPTSPGSLQAAELTTTLATLTWQAAEDNVGVSSYNVYVNGELQGFTELTAYAVKNLTKATNYTFRVEAVDGTGNKSVPAELSVTTPAVDSKKTYTQAFDGTALEGWSLSQAELSGGTLQTGNWGGDALAVYTGDSFSGDVRYEVDVNAWGTGDANLIRVFFQYQDAGNSYLLETGGNDNNTLKLYAITGGNRAELGTFSNYSLKAGAKLIIQIKDGKLTVTGRQNATDTVLFDGLDAAITFGTIALGAQYNFAFFDNLTIESVISDVEAPSSPSALRSLYATEDAVSLEWTAATDNVGVAGYDVYRDGVKVGSAASTGWTATGLAGSTSYTFTVTAKDRAGNVSPASEPLTVKTKASTRLPRTAWTATSSPSFAESPAANAFDGVASTRWSSGQSMAGGQTFTLDLGAKSKFNRIVLDASGSANDYAPGYEVYVSQDGTTWGSAVAVGTGNTVTDIAFKNVDARYIRIVQTGTSGSWWSIHEMSVHLEPDLQPPSAPTALKATRITDYIGVLKWTPSTDNDGVKHYEVYVDGRKVLIVKHPYAPIIYLKKKETHSFAIKAVDHSGNVSPLSAPLTVKLSK